A stretch of DNA from Takifugu flavidus isolate HTHZ2018 chromosome 13, ASM371156v2, whole genome shotgun sequence:
CCAAATGTTTGATGTCCCATCCATACAAAGTAATGTGACCTTGTCTGACTAGTTAAGACTGCATTGCACCATTTTATGAACATTGTTTTGATCTGTTTTCCAGTTTAAGAAACTATTACCTGTAGAGTTTCTCTTTTAGCATCCTGTGACATGCGTTGACCTTATTGATCTTCACCTGGGCTTTTTATGCAGAtacagtttgatttttttctgtccaTACCTTGTAAACTTTATATAattctttggaaaaaaaaaaagaagcttttcatTAGTTTTTGTCTGTTCTTCAAAGAATTTGAGGACTAaatcattttgactttttttgtcTTGCCTTTCGTACATTTAATGGTCTCATCTTTAATAACTCACTTTCACCTTGACAGTGATTTTTAACGTCTTCTATCCTCAAACCACTTCAAGGACAATATTAACTTTGGGGCTTTGCTGCATTGGATACAGTTAATCCAACCATTTCCCAAAGATTTTCCAAGAATTATAGATCAGAATTGATCGATTTAGAAAATCtgggggttaaaaaaaatcattagatCCCATTGATAACCACGTTTACAGTTAATTTGAAGCATACAAGAGGTCACTGTATATGTATATTAATTATCAATGTGTTACCTGAAACATGTCTGATGCCTGTGGTTGCTAAAGCTAACAGTTCTTTGAATCCATCATTGTTATCATTTCAGTTTGGATTTAGAGGCTTGTGGATGATGGTCTGTTTTCCTTAAATGGAGTTTTTAACAATGGCATATATACATATTTGAAGCTGAAAAGTGCTTAGAAACTATTTCATGTGAGTATCTGAAATatcaaaacagagatgaaatttcattttaataaagatgatttgaaaACAATACCATGTGTGCATGGTGTCGCACCACAGAATTGCAAGTGGCTGATTGAAAGGGttccattttttatttcatgaatgtttttttttaaaaaaacttacACTTATCTGCTCATATTTTCCCAAGAAATTCAGCTGCatacttattttttttaatttttctttgaGGGACACATTTAATAGCAGGTAATCAAACAAGTCAGTAGCTTTTTGTACTGCAAATCATGCACTGCAGCAGAGTTACATCACATTTGTAGTTTTCTTGCCTCTTTTTGTGGCAGCCATCTTAGTATTTTCAGACATGAGTGTAACAAGTCCCCTGTTACTGATGACAGCTCAACTTTGTAATTATTGATATAAACCTGCTGTTATGCTGCACCATGATGAACCAAAAAATTGGCctttaaatgtcaaatgtcaTTGAAATACCAGCTGAGTTCTACACCACAAAATGGCCCTTGCTTTGTGTCCCCGGCCTGCTCACTTATATGTATTAAAACTCAGCTCAGAACTACacggaggaggaacaggaagcgTTGAGACCGCGGAAGTGTTGCGTAGTGCGCTCCTATTGGCTAGACTGAGACCTAGCAACACGCCAACCAATCACAATTCGAGAAAAAATTCACAAGCACCGCCCACTTTGACCTCACTAAATGCGGAAGGCCCTGTTCGCATTCGTGTGCAGTGCTGGATAAATACTCAAGAAGACACAAGACCAAACATTCCTCCTACGTTTTTTTAATAACTCATGCGCGAATATGCTGAGTTTATTAAATATGATGTTTGTTTCTGATTGTCAGTGTAATATGAATGGCAGACAAACCGTATTACATTTTGCCACTAGTTTAAACATAATTACAGGCTATTTTAAAAGAACTAGAATAAGTATCGTTTTCGTTACGATTGAAAGACAATCGACCTCTGTGTCCTCTATTTTATCACGCCTGGTGGTTATCGGCGTAGAGCGCCCCCATGTGTCTCGATTGAGTATTGCTCATACAGCAAGAAGtcgtttaaatgtattttcattaACGTGCTTTCGTTTGAAAATAAACTCAGGTGTTCATTGAATTTCTATTGTTgacttattttcttttaatttgctGTTCATGTTGCggtttcttttccatctttttttaaattgtgccCAAGTTATAACAATAGCGTGTGTAACTCTTCACCTACAGTGCAAGTGGACAAATACAGTTTTATGCTAGAGATGAAAGCTGATCATAGGCCTTTTAAAAACAGCTATAAGCAGATTAGAATACTCCAAAGAGAATGCAGTTTTTTTAAGGCAAAGCTTATGGCTTAAAAAAAGGGAACACACTGCATAATGTGGTTTAGTTATAATCAGCTTCAAAATGCTACCAACTGTGTTTCCCTCCTTACTACATATTTGTCAGAAGTCTTCACGCAACTACAACAGTAAGATTAAACCTGTTCTTGTTCCTGTAGCAATTCAGCCACAGAAGAATCCAACCACTCTGTGTCGGAGTCTGGGAGTCAGTCAGAGAGCGAGCATGGCAGCGAGAGGGGGAGATCTCACAATTCTGAGTCTAACAGTTCCTCCGAGTCAGAGAGCCACTCTGAGTCCGAGTGCGAGTCTGCGGGGTCCAAATCACAGCAGCAAACATCAGAAGTCAAAAACAAACCAGTTAGAAAGAAGGAACGTTTGGCAGATGTTAAGAAGGTAACGACTACTGAACTTGTATAGTTTTTAAAATGCTCTCTGGCAGTCTTTTTCCCTTTACAACAGGGAAGTGCATGTTGACTCATAGCTAGACCAGCAAAAATAATGTTAGAATTTAGaaatctttaaataaatgcCTAATCTAAACAGAAAATGAATCCTAAAAATGGGACAGTGCAGAAAGTCTGTCTGTGCTTACAGATGTGGGATGAACACCCGGATGTGTACGGGGTCAGAAGGTCGAATCGCAGTAGACAGGAGCCAGCTCGCTTGAATATCGGAGCAGAGGTAAGAATTTAGAACAAATATTAAGAGAAAATGATACACATGAGTGCCACAAGCCGGATTGAGGAATCTCTCTTTAGTTTCATCCGCCCTCTAGTGGCTATTCACGGGTTCTGCATTGCACTTTCACAGGGTAGCAGTGACTCGGAGGGTGAAAGTCCCAAAAGGAAAATATCCCGCTCAAAGAAGAAAGAGTAAGTAGGATAAGCGATAGAAGATAAGGATAAGTGacacattttctttaatttatttcttaTATACCACCACATtccttttaaagcctttttttataGCAGCGTTATTCAGTTCATACAGCATCTTCATCTGTTGGTCATTGTGACGGTGGCGTCTGCTCAGAATGAGCGTGGATTCAGTCAGCCAGGTGATCAAATCGAATTGGTCGGATCAGCGGTCTGTCCCTGATCAGATTGGCTTGTGGCGATCACCCCTTTGGCCAACATTCCATTGCATTTTGAATTGGTTATGACAATTTGAATTGGTTATGGAAGTGATGGGCCTTGAGGGTGAACTTGTGATATTTCTTTGTTGAAAGAAATATCTGGAAAGATGACTCAAAttatgaagaggaggacgaggaggagtcCGAGATTTCAGACAgtgaacaggaagagaaaaaagttAGATCCAGACGGCTTCCTGTTAGAAGGTAAGAGTGTAGCGAGGCCTGGCCATCAGACAGCTACCCACGGGTCCAACAATTTCATATTGTCTGTGTATGTCtacttttcattttttccatatttctttttcaaaataataatttctCCTTTTGCGACCACATACCAAAATGCCACTTTGAAGTCAAGTTGCTTTTACACAATAGTTGTGGACGTTCCTTTGATTGCGTTCCACAGATGGATTAGAGTTGACGTAACTTAACGGGCAACTTTAAAAAGAACGGTGGGCTGTTGTTATGGGAGAATATCCGGAGCTCTTTGGAcccttctgtcctcttctctgAGGCATTCTGGAGATCTGCTTTGAAGCTGTTGCGTAACTGTGACCATCATTGAGTCACTGTAACCACCAACCTGGAGGCTGATTGCTTCAATCTAAGTCtttggtgtgtttctgtgcttgaCTGTGTGTTTGGCAGATCACACACAAAGTCAACCTCCAAAAAGCAGCTGTCCCAAAAGGGAAGGAAATCCAGGAAACAGGACACTTCCGCcgaagaggatgaagaagaggacgacgatgacgacgacaCCAATGAAGAGGACACTCCTAAAAGACAGAGCCGGAGAAGAGGAGCGACCAAGGTCAAAAGGTGCCTCGCCGAGGAACTGTTGTCTCGATGGGTAATTCAGATTTGCTTTTGGACTCCGTCCCTTACGTGGACTCTGTTGGTTTGCAGTTACAAAGAGGACCAACATGACTTTGAAACGGACTCCGACGACCTGATTGAAATGACGGGGGATGCGGgcgaggagcagcaggatgacgaCAGCGAGACGATCGAGAGGGTTATGGAGACCAGGACCGGCAAGAAAGGAGGTAAGTCGCCCCGATGAAAATCCATCACGATCAACACAGGCGGACAGTTGTTTTCTCTGCCTTCTCAGCCACTGGGGCTTCAACTACCATGTATGCAGTGGAGGAAAATGGTGACCCAAATGAAGGCTTTGACCCAGAGAAAGACGAAGGTGAGACTCAGTATCTGATCAAGTGGAAAGACTGGTCCTACATCCACAATACCTGGGAGAGTATGGCTTCTCTGATGCAGCAGAAGGTCAAGGGGCTAAAGAAACTGGACAACTATAAAAGGAAACACGAGGAACTCGATTCATGGTGAAATTCTTTctttacttttacatttcagtACATCCTTCAAGCGTCCTCATTGTTCATTCTAACCTTGCCTGTAGGTTGAGGAAAGCCTCCCCAGAGGATGTTGAGTTCCATAATTGCCAACAGGAGCTCACGGCTGAACTCAGCAAACAGTTTCAGGTTGTGGAGCGTGTTATTGGTGAGATCTTTCTTTGATTATCCTTATTTACATCCAGATTACCGTGAGTTCCATTTGCATGCCTACTGAACACCTTGCGTTATGTTTCAGCAACACGGACAGGAAAGGCATCAGGATCCTCTGACTTCCCTTGTAGGTTTTTTTAGTTTAGTATTTGTTATATTGTCATTCTCACAATGCCAAATGGTGAAATGTAAATTCCTGATCTGTCTGCTCTAAAAAAACAGCTCATAGTCACAAGAACACATCGTCCAACGAGCCGGAGTACCTATGCAAGTGGATGGGCCTGCCATATTCTGAGTGCAGCTGGGAGGACGATTCTTTGGTCAAGAAGAAGTTCCAGCTTTGTATAGATAGTTTCATGAACAGAAACTCCAGTAAAACCGTCCCCTCTAAAGACTGCAAGGTAGGAGCATGGAAAGTATCATGTTGCTGGGTCTTTCTATACGTCGGATGTGTGGTAATGGTGAAACCAGCATTTATTCCATTACTGTAGGTGTTGAAGCAGAGGCCGAGGTTTGTGGCTCTCAAGAAACAACCGTCTTTCATTGGAGACGACAACTTGCAATTGAGAGACTATCAGCTGGACGGCCTGAACTGGTTGGCTCACTCCTGGTGCAGGTGAGGTCATCACCTGGACTCCTTGTTGGTTTTGTCCCATGAAATGTGATGTGGACGTTGTTTGAAACGCATTTGTCTGCTTTCTCCTTCAGGTGCAACAGCGTTATCCTCGCCGATGAGATGGGGCTGGGAAAGACCATTCAGACCATCTCCTTTCTGTCCTACCTGTTTCACCAGCACCAGCTGTACGGGCCGTTCCTCCTGGTGGTGCCTCTGTCCACGCTCACCTCCTGGCAGAGGGAGTTTGAGACCTGGGCCCCAGACATGAACGTGGTCGTCTATCTCGGTGACGTCATGAGCCGGAAAACGGTAGGCCCAGTCTGTAAAGGTCTCTCCGTGTGCGGTGATGGGATGTCCAGAGTAACATACTTTCACACCGGCGCTTCTACTCTGTCCAGATCCGGGACTACGAGTGGGTGAACCATCAAACAAAACGAATCCGCTTTAACGCTCTCTTGACCACTTATGAAATCTTGCTTAAAGACAAGGTTGGTATTTGATTAGTCCAACTCTCAAGTGCACGCTGGTTATTATTTGGTAGCTTCACTTAGATGTTATAAGAGGCTACAAGTAGTTAGCTTTAGTTTGATTGTGTTCTATCTTGTCTGCAGGGCGTGCTTGGGAACATCAACTGGGCCTTCCTGGGTGTCGATGAAGCCCACAGACTAAAGAATGATGACTCTTTGCTTTATAAAACACTAATGGAGTTCAGATCCAATCATAGACTCCTCATCACTGGCACTCCGCTACAGAACTCCCTCAAAgagctctggtcgctgctgcacTTCCTCATGCCTGACAAGTATGTCCTACTGGGGAGATTTAAGGTGAACGCGTGACAGCGGCGCCTTTTAAAGGGGATGTCTGTTAACTCTGCTCGCAGGTTTGACTCCTGGGAGGATTTTGAGGACGATCACGGGAAGGGAAGGGATAATGGTTATCACAGTCTTCACAAAGTCCTTGAACCCTTCCTGTTGCGGCGCGTCAAGAAAGACGTGGAAAAATCTCTTCCCGCCAAGGTGGAACAGATCCTCCGTGTTGATATGTCTGCACAGCAGAAGCAGTTCTACAAGTGAGTCCAACTAGGTTCCTCTTTTAGCTTGTGGATTTTACGGGTGAAACTTTTCCTTTGAACTGTAAAAGATGTTGGCTTTGATCATAATCTTTGGTTCATAAAGTGAAGCTCACTACTTATATTAGGCTGCCTGTACACGCTATTTAAAATCTGTCTCAACCTTTCTAGGTGGATTTTAACGAGGAACTACAAAGCGCTATCTAAAGGCACAAGAGGCAGCTCCTCTGGCTTCCTAAACATCGTTATGGAGCTGAAAAAATGCTGCAACCACAGTTTCCTCATTAAACAGCCGGATGATGGAGAAACCGAAACCTACCAAGAGCAACTGCAGGTAGGGAGTATCTCCAGCTCCCAGCTACCCTGCAGGATATCTGGGATGAACCGCAACGGTTCCCACATCTGATCCAGTGCTTTTGACTTTTACAATCCAACTTGTACGTTTTAGGGCGTCGTAAGAGGCAGCGGGAAGCTGGTGTTGCTGGACAAGCTGTTGACCAGGCTCAGAGAGAGAGGCAACAGGGTCTTGATCTTCTCTCAGATGGTCCGGATGTTGGACATTCTGGCCGAGTACCTCACCAGGAAACGCTACCCGTTCCAGGTGACGATAACACGTCCGTGCTTCTGCCCCACTTCACATGCAGAAACCCTGCGTATTTTTGTGATTGACCATTGAGAGGTTAGATTAAAATGTCCAAATACTGCAGCATTAAATGGGCCTGACCGTGCAGTTTCCTGCAGAAAGTGCCCGTCTGCACTGCACTCTTGCCTTTATTGGCACCTTTTTGGCTAGTTGCCCAGCTTTATTAGGTTCCTGCCCCAGATCGAATGTCGGTTGTTGCTGCCTACATGTCCTGCCTGGCCCAGTCTTCGAGTGGTTATTTATATCGTGGTTATTTTCTTCCCGATGCCCAGCTGAACTGTTAATCACATGCCCCGGGTTGTTTTTGCAAACCTGGTCTGGAGACGCTTGTGAAAGCTCTAAGCGTCTGGCCTGGGGCCACAGGGACAGAATCTAATCGCCTCGTCATCTGATTGTCTTTTCCAGCGATTGGATGGTTCCATAAAGGGAGAAATCCGAAAGCAAGCTCTGGACCACTTCAATGCTGAAGGCTCGGAGGTTTGTACCGGCACATTAATAGTTGCTAATTCAATGCCAATGCAGAATATTTAGCAAATCACTTTCATTATTAAGTCGCATGGCTGCCACTAGCAGATGAGATACTTTTGAAGTGTTTCCATGTGTCAGATGTGTATGAATCCTGTCATCTGTGTGGCAGGacttctgcttcctgctgtccaccagAGCTGGAGGTTTGGGGATCAACCTGGCCTCGGCAGACACTGTTGTCATCTTCGACTCTGACTGGAACCCTCAGAATGACCTGCAAGCCCAGGCCAGAGCTCACCGCATTGGCCAGAAGAAACAGGTAATCTACTAGACGGCTGAATCTCAGGCCCACAGGGTCCTCGGACTGAAAGGAATCTCTTTTTACTTCACAGGTCAACATTTATCGATTGGTCACCAAGGGAACAGTGGAGGAAGACATCATCGAGAGGGCGAAGAAGAAGATGGTTTTAGATCATCTCGTCATTCAGAGAATGGACACGACCGGTCGAACCGTTCtagacagcagctccagaaacaCTAAGTAAGATGTCTGAAAAGCGAGAAGCTGTTAAATGTAATCGCGACACAGTGAAAACAGCCGTTTCTTCACTTCAGCTCAAACCCATTTAATAAAGAAGAACTGACCGCCATCCTCAAGTTTGGTGCAGAGGAGCTCTTCAAAGAGGCCGAAGGAGAAGAGTCTGAGCCACAGGTAACAACACCAAAATATCTGTCTTTCACTTTAGTGTCAGAAAATGAAACCAGAAACTCTTCATTTCTGCAGGAAATGGATATCGACGAGATCCTGAGGTTGGCCGAGACCCGTGAAAGCGACCCAGGCTCAAGTGCTACGGACGAGCTCCTGTCTCAGTTTAAGGTCGGCTCTGATAGAAGCCTCTCGTCTCACAATGGTTGGAACCTTTAAACCCTTTAAACAAGTCTGTGTTTATTGGTGCAGGTAGCAAACTTCTCCACCATGGAAGAGAGCACCCccgagctggaggagaagtCCGTGCGCGAGTGGGACAACATCATCCCCGAAGACCAACGACGCAAAATAGAAGAAGCGGAGAAGCAGAGGGAAATGGAGGACATCTTCATGCTGCCCAGAAGCAGAAGTTCAAACAAGCGGGTacgtgggggagggagggagggggaaccTTTGCCCATCCTGAGCAGCGAAGATCTTAACGCTCCCACGTCGGCTCCCTTCAGGCTCGGGCCAacgacagcgacagcgacgCCTCTAAGCAGAAGCACCGCACGTCCGGCTCGGAGAGCGAGACGGACGACAGCGACGACGACAAGAAGCCGAAGAAGCGAGGCCGCCCGAGGGCACGCAAAAACAACGTGGAGGGTTTCACCGATGCTGAGATCCGCAGGTGAGCCACCCACTCGCCCTTCATCCGCTCAGGGCGGAGTCAAGCGGGACCGTACTAATGACAATATCATTAACAGGTTCATTAAAGCCTACAAAAAATTTGGCGCTCCGCTCGAAAGGTAAGCTAGTAAACGACTCGAGCATCGAAGCCTTTTGATTAGTCCCACGTGACCAACCCAGTGTTTTCGGCCACGGCGCCCAGGTTGGAGGCCATCGCCCGAGACGCAGAGCTGGTGGACAAATCTATAGCAGATCTAAAGAGACTTGGGGAGCTGAttcacagcagctgtgtgacTGCAGTGCAGGAGCACGAGGAGGAGCTCAAGGAGAAGCCGGTGGAAGGTATTGTTGAGTTCTTATCCTGAACGTCTGTAAACAAGCGTCTTCCTCATGAATCGTGCGTATCACGGATTCAGCCAAAGGTCCTGGGAAACGGCGAGGAATCAATATC
This window harbors:
- the chd2 gene encoding chromodomain-helicase-DNA-binding protein 2 isoform X1; the protein is MKNKSKKEDEGSTQSNASSNSATEESNHSVSESGSQSESEHGSERGRSHNSESNSSSESESHSESECESAGSKSQQQTSEVKNKPVRKKERLADVKKMWDEHPDVYGVRRSNRSRQEPARLNIGAEGSSDSEGESPKRKISRSKKKENIWKDDSNYEEEDEEESEISDSEQEEKKVRSRRLPVRRSHTKSTSKKQLSQKGRKSRKQDTSAEEDEEEDDDDDDTNEEDTPKRQSRRRGATKVKSYKEDQHDFETDSDDLIEMTGDAGEEQQDDDSETIERVMETRTGKKGATGASTTMYAVEENGDPNEGFDPEKDEGETQYLIKWKDWSYIHNTWESMASLMQQKVKGLKKLDNYKRKHEELDSWLRKASPEDVEFHNCQQELTAELSKQFQVVERVIATRTGKASGSSDFPSHSHKNTSSNEPEYLCKWMGLPYSECSWEDDSLVKKKFQLCIDSFMNRNSSKTVPSKDCKVLKQRPRFVALKKQPSFIGDDNLQLRDYQLDGLNWLAHSWCRCNSVILADEMGLGKTIQTISFLSYLFHQHQLYGPFLLVVPLSTLTSWQREFETWAPDMNVVVYLGDVMSRKTIRDYEWVNHQTKRIRFNALLTTYEILLKDKGVLGNINWAFLGVDEAHRLKNDDSLLYKTLMEFRSNHRLLITGTPLQNSLKELWSLLHFLMPDKFDSWEDFEDDHGKGRDNGYHSLHKVLEPFLLRRVKKDVEKSLPAKVEQILRVDMSAQQKQFYKWILTRNYKALSKGTRGSSSGFLNIVMELKKCCNHSFLIKQPDDGETETYQEQLQGVVRGSGKLVLLDKLLTRLRERGNRVLIFSQMVRMLDILAEYLTRKRYPFQRLDGSIKGEIRKQALDHFNAEGSEDFCFLLSTRAGGLGINLASADTVVIFDSDWNPQNDLQAQARAHRIGQKKQVNIYRLVTKGTVEEDIIERAKKKMVLDHLVIQRMDTTGRTVLDSSSRNTNSNPFNKEELTAILKFGAEELFKEAEGEESEPQEMDIDEILRLAETRESDPGSSATDELLSQFKVANFSTMEESTPELEEKSVREWDNIIPEDQRRKIEEAEKQREMEDIFMLPRSRSSNKRARANDSDSDASKQKHRTSGSESETDDSDDDKKPKKRGRPRARKNNVEGFTDAEIRRFIKAYKKFGAPLERLEAIARDAELVDKSIADLKRLGELIHSSCVTAVQEHEEELKEKPVEAKGPGKRRGINIKISGVQVNAKSIIQHEEEFEPLHKVVPSNAAERNKFTLTCRVKIAHFDVDWDLQDDVHLLLGVYEHGFGNWDLIKTDPDLKLADKILPDDPSKKPQSKQLQARAEYLLKLLKKEQESSEPSKTGEETKVKKRKRPVKKEKILKDEQGNDVASPRLSDNPSEEGEVKDDGREKSPNRKRPKKDNKENKEKQGTPKKDKDGDKQSTKTRKEKAKGVKKKKSQGPVHITAGSEPVPIEGKEDDYLDQETFSFCKEHMRPVKKALKQLDKPDEGLSDQEQLQHTRTCLLKIGDRITECLKAYSDPEEVKLWRRNLWIFVSKFTEFGARKLHKLYKMAQKKRSHEEEREQRRKEDPAGRAKAFRPEPSGSSRDSTGTQLSSKSASHSGQPGPHGHHREPYNAANKRHFGSDERGDWPRDRKYPYPGNSHQSWQGDRHHQYEQHRYKDHYDRRSHGDMYRSSGGYRNNISPRKRSYEYNNDRDHRGHRPYYDRHSDNKRRRDEFYPNYHQGREGPLQDFRRIPEHRSGGGASGPDPYSRPFHSDKPVPLLDPRSSQAQKSPQDSRSPPERPVEENAAADPSWNSRKT
- the chd2 gene encoding chromodomain-helicase-DNA-binding protein 2 isoform X2; translated protein: MKNKSKKEDEGSTQSNASSNSATEESNHSVSESGSQSESEHGSERGRSHNSESNSSSESESHSESECESAGSKSQQQTSEVKNKPVRKKERLADVKKMWDEHPDVYGVRRSNRSRQEPARLNIGAEGSSDSEGESPKRKISRSKKKESHTKSTSKKQLSQKGRKSRKQDTSAEEDEEEDDDDDDTNEEDTPKRQSRRRGATKVKSYKEDQHDFETDSDDLIEMTGDAGEEQQDDDSETIERVMETRTGKKGATGASTTMYAVEENGDPNEGFDPEKDEGETQYLIKWKDWSYIHNTWESMASLMQQKVKGLKKLDNYKRKHEELDSWLRKASPEDVEFHNCQQELTAELSKQFQVVERVIATRTGKASGSSDFPSHSHKNTSSNEPEYLCKWMGLPYSECSWEDDSLVKKKFQLCIDSFMNRNSSKTVPSKDCKVLKQRPRFVALKKQPSFIGDDNLQLRDYQLDGLNWLAHSWCRCNSVILADEMGLGKTIQTISFLSYLFHQHQLYGPFLLVVPLSTLTSWQREFETWAPDMNVVVYLGDVMSRKTIRDYEWVNHQTKRIRFNALLTTYEILLKDKGVLGNINWAFLGVDEAHRLKNDDSLLYKTLMEFRSNHRLLITGTPLQNSLKELWSLLHFLMPDKFDSWEDFEDDHGKGRDNGYHSLHKVLEPFLLRRVKKDVEKSLPAKVEQILRVDMSAQQKQFYKWILTRNYKALSKGTRGSSSGFLNIVMELKKCCNHSFLIKQPDDGETETYQEQLQGVVRGSGKLVLLDKLLTRLRERGNRVLIFSQMVRMLDILAEYLTRKRYPFQRLDGSIKGEIRKQALDHFNAEGSEDFCFLLSTRAGGLGINLASADTVVIFDSDWNPQNDLQAQARAHRIGQKKQVNIYRLVTKGTVEEDIIERAKKKMVLDHLVIQRMDTTGRTVLDSSSRNTNSNPFNKEELTAILKFGAEELFKEAEGEESEPQEMDIDEILRLAETRESDPGSSATDELLSQFKVANFSTMEESTPELEEKSVREWDNIIPEDQRRKIEEAEKQREMEDIFMLPRSRSSNKRARANDSDSDASKQKHRTSGSESETDDSDDDKKPKKRGRPRARKNNVEGFTDAEIRRFIKAYKKFGAPLERLEAIARDAELVDKSIADLKRLGELIHSSCVTAVQEHEEELKEKPVEAKGPGKRRGINIKISGVQVNAKSIIQHEEEFEPLHKVVPSNAAERNKFTLTCRVKIAHFDVDWDLQDDVHLLLGVYEHGFGNWDLIKTDPDLKLADKILPDDPSKKPQSKQLQARAEYLLKLLKKEQESSEPSKTGEETKVKKRKRPVKKEKILKDEQGNDVASPRLSDNPSEEGEVKDDGREKSPNRKRPKKDNKENKEKQGTPKKDKDGDKQSTKTRKEKAKGVKKKKSQGPVHITAGSEPVPIEGKEDDYLDQETFSFCKEHMRPVKKALKQLDKPDEGLSDQEQLQHTRTCLLKIGDRITECLKAYSDPEEVKLWRRNLWIFVSKFTEFGARKLHKLYKMAQKKRSHEEEREQRRKEDPAGRAKAFRPEPSGSSRDSTGTQLSSKSASHSGQPGPHGHHREPYNAANKRHFGSDERGDWPRDRKYPYPGNSHQSWQGDRHHQYEQHRYKDHYDRRSHGDMYRSSGGYRNNISPRKRSYEYNNDRDHRGHRPYYDRHSDNKRRRDEFYPNYHQGREGPLQDFRRIPEHRSGGGASGPDPYSRPFHSDKPVPLLDPRSSQAQKSPQDSRSPPERPVEENAAADPSWNSRKT